One Xyrauchen texanus isolate HMW12.3.18 chromosome 2, RBS_HiC_50CHRs, whole genome shotgun sequence genomic window carries:
- the mtch2 gene encoding mitochondrial carrier homolog 2, whose translation MADTCGQVLLGSGLTVLSHPLMYIKVLVQVGHEPLPPSLGRNLFGRQVYQLPGLFAYAKHIIQIDGKSGLFKGLAPRLCAGTIGTVVHSKVLQKCQEEKTEMVGSSQKAEEGSLQHVVNETTKEMIARSCATIVTHPFHVITLRCMVQFIGREAKYSGVFDSIITIYREEGILGFFAGLIPRLLGDVLSLWICNMLAHFINTYAIDDSMSHTGEIKNCSQAVTGFFASMLTYPFVLVSNLMAVNNCGLAGGLPPYAAVYPNWLHCWSHLSREGNMSRGNSLFFRKLPVGKMYAIEQKRFF comes from the exons ATGGCGGACACATGTGGCCAAGTACTCCTTGGGTCTGGGCTAACTGTCCTTTCCCACCCCCTTATGTACATCAAGGTTTTAGTTCAG GTTGGACATGAACCTCTCCCTCCTTCTTTAGGCAGGAATCTATTTGGCCGACAAGTGTACCAGCTTCCAGGGCTCTTTGCATATG CCAAACACATCATACAGATTGATGGGAAATCAGGCCTATTTAAGGGTCTCGCCCCGAGGCTTTGTGCTGGGACCATTGGAACTGTCGTCCATAGTAAAGTGTTGCAG AAATGCCAGGAGGAAAAAACTGAG ATGGTGGGAAGTAGTCAGAAAGCAGAGGAAGGTTCCTTGCAACATGTAGTAAATGAG ACCACTAAAGAAATGATTGCACGTTCCTGTGCCACAATTGTCACACACCCTTTTCATG TGATCACTCTTAGATGCATGGTACAGTTTATCGGTAGAGAAGCCAAATACAG TGGCGTCTTTGACTCCATTATTACAATCTACAGAGAAGAAGGAATCCTGGGGTTTTTTGC CGGCCTCATTCCTCGTCTACTTGGTGATGTTCTTTCCTTGTGGATCTGCAACATGCTCGCTCACTTTATCAACACATATGCTATAGATGACTCG ATGAGTCATACAGGAGAGATAAAGAACTGTTCTCAGGCTGTGACTGGG ttttttgcCAGTATGCTGACGTATCCATTTGTATTGGTGTCTAACCTGATGGCTGTAAATAACTGTGG GCTGGCTGGAGGTCTTCCACCCTATGCTGCTGTTTATCCCAATTGGCTCCACTGCTGGAGTCACCTGAGCCGAGAG GGCAACATGAGCAGAGGCAACAGTCTGTTCTTCAGAAAGTTGCCTGTGGGGAAGATGTATGCCATCGAGCAGAAGAGATTTTTCTGA